Below is a window of Deinococcus aquiradiocola DNA.
CATTGAACCACTGTCGTGCCCAAGAGTCCACGACCACAGCCCTCATACGCTTGACCTGCCGTGCATACCGGGGTATCCTGTTTCTATCACCGTCCTTCAGGGGCGGTTTTTTCGTTCCTGCCGTCCGCCCACGCGGGTCAGCCGATCTGACGCAGCAGATTCACCGTCTCGATCATCGCCAGGACCGCCTCCGCGCCCTTGTTCCCGGCCTTGATCCCGGCGCGGTTCAGGGCCTGCTCGACCGTGTCGGTCGTCAGCACCCCGAACGCCACCGGGACGCCCGTATGCAGGCTGGTGTTCAGGATGCCAGTCGCCGCGCCGCCCGCCACGAAATCGTAGTGGTCCGTGTCGCCCTTGATGACGGCCCCCAGGCAGACCACGGCGTCGTACCTGCCGGACTCCGCGAGTTTCCGAGCGATCAGCGGCACCTCGTAACTGCCGGGCGCGAGGTAGTGATTGAGGTTCTCCGTCCGTCCGCCGTGCTGCACGAACGCCAGCTCCGCGCCCTCCACCAGCCGGTCCACGATCAGGTGATTCCAGCGGGTGCTGACGACGGCGAACTTCAGGTCGGTGGCGAGCAGGTTGGCTTCAATTCGGTTCATGGTGGGTCTCCTTGAGGATGAAAGGGATGGTGGGGAGGGCGGCTCCGAGGCCCCCAGGCCGCTCAGTCGCCGCGGCCGTCCGTGCCGAGGTGACCGAGTTTGGCGGCCTTGGTGCTGAGGTACGCGGCGTTGTGGGCGTTGCGCCCGGCGTGCAGGGGCACGCGCTCGACGACTTCCAGGCCGAAGCCGCCCAGACTGTGCAGTTTGCGGGGGTTATTGGTCAGGACGCGCAGTTGCCGTGCGCCGAGCAGGTGCAGCATCTGCGCGCCGATGCCGAAGTCGCGGGCGTCGGCGGGAAAACCCAGTTGCAGGTTCGCCTCGACGGTGTCCGCGCCACCGTCCTGAAGGTGGTAGGCGCGGATCTTGTTCAGCAGGCCGATGCCGCGCCCCTCCTGGCGGAGGTACACGAGGACGCCGCGGCCCTCGGCGGCGATGGCCTGCATGGCGGCGTCGCGTTGCGGGCCGCAGTCGCAGCGCAGGCTGTGGAAGCCGTCCCCGGTGAGGCACTCGCTGTGCACGCGCACCAGGAGGGGGTCGGGGGTGACGTCGCCCATGACGAGCGCGACGTGTTCCGCGCCGCTGAGGGTGTCCTCGAAACCGACGAGGCGGAACTCGCCGTGTTCGGTCGGCAGCCGGGCTTCCGCCACAAGTTGCATGAAGGGGTCGTGTTCCATGCGGTACGCGATGAGGGCCTCGATGCTGCCGACCTTCAGCCCGTGCCGCTCCCCGAAGGTGAGGAGGTCCGGGAGGCGGCTCATCTCGCCGTCGTCCCCCATGATCTCGCAGATCACACCGACCGGCGCGAAGCCCGCCAGTCGCGCGAGGTCGCAGCCGGCCTCGGTGTGCCCGGCGCGGCGCAGCACTCCGCCAGGCCGCGCGACGAGCGGGAAGATGTGGCCCGGACGGCGGAAGTCCGTGGGCCTCGCCGCGTCGTCCATCAGGGCGGCGATGGTGGCGGCGCGGTCGAAGGCGCTGATGCCGGTGCTGTTGCTCACGTGGTCCACACTG
It encodes the following:
- a CDS encoding bifunctional 3,4-dihydroxy-2-butanone-4-phosphate synthase/GTP cyclohydrolase II, giving the protein MTLASIPELLAELRAGRPVILVDDEHRENEGDLLMPAATATPEWVNFMAREGRGLICVTLTPDRARALDLTPMVGSSTDPNGTAFTVSVDHVSNSTGISAFDRAATIAALMDDAARPTDFRRPGHIFPLVARPGGVLRRAGHTEAGCDLARLAGFAPVGVICEIMGDDGEMSRLPDLLTFGERHGLKVGSIEALIAYRMEHDPFMQLVAEARLPTEHGEFRLVGFEDTLSGAEHVALVMGDVTPDPLLVRVHSECLTGDGFHSLRCDCGPQRDAAMQAIAAEGRGVLVYLRQEGRGIGLLNKIRAYHLQDGGADTVEANLQLGFPADARDFGIGAQMLHLLGARQLRVLTNNPRKLHSLGGFGLEVVERVPLHAGRNAHNAAYLSTKAAKLGHLGTDGRGD
- the ribH gene encoding 6,7-dimethyl-8-ribityllumazine synthase — its product is MNRIEANLLATDLKFAVVSTRWNHLIVDRLVEGAELAFVQHGGRTENLNHYLAPGSYEVPLIARKLAESGRYDAVVCLGAVIKGDTDHYDFVAGGAATGILNTSLHTGVPVAFGVLTTDTVEQALNRAGIKAGNKGAEAVLAMIETVNLLRQIG